A portion of the Actinomycetota bacterium genome contains these proteins:
- a CDS encoding nucleotide exchange factor GrpE has product MSSPVDPDRPRVPVTVRDKRAPRDESEAPAGPPRDLNVEPQEPQEQADPRSGLEAQLEEVRRLSEDRLEQLRRDRADYENFKQRLVREQSEAGERASRRIIERLLPVLDDFDRAVEAAGAHEGAAPIVRGVELAVRSLRDLLKSEGLEHVEAEGQPFDPQLHEAMSSVRQEDVSEPTVLGVIRPGYSLKGRTIRPALVHVAVPSEGSESAAEPAPEEGA; this is encoded by the coding sequence GTGAGCAGTCCGGTCGATCCGGACCGTCCGCGGGTCCCCGTCACGGTCCGTGACAAGCGGGCGCCGCGTGACGAGTCGGAGGCACCCGCCGGTCCTCCTCGGGACCTGAACGTCGAGCCGCAGGAGCCGCAGGAGCAGGCGGACCCGAGGTCCGGCCTGGAGGCCCAGCTGGAGGAGGTCCGGCGGCTTTCCGAGGACCGCCTCGAGCAGCTCCGCCGCGACCGTGCGGATTACGAGAACTTCAAACAACGCCTCGTGCGTGAGCAGTCCGAGGCCGGCGAGCGTGCGTCGCGGAGGATCATCGAGAGGCTTCTCCCGGTCCTGGACGACTTCGACCGCGCGGTCGAGGCTGCCGGTGCCCACGAGGGGGCCGCGCCGATCGTCCGGGGGGTCGAGCTGGCGGTGCGGTCGTTGCGCGACCTGCTCAAGTCTGAAGGACTGGAGCACGTGGAGGCCGAGGGGCAGCCGTTCGACCCCCAGCTCCACGAGGCGATGTCGTCCGTGCGTCAGGAGGATGTGTCAGAGCCGACGGTCCTCGGGGTGATCCGTCCCGGGTACAGCCTCAAGGGCCGGACGATCCGCCCCGCCCTGGTCCACGTGGCGGTTCCCTCCGAGGGGAGCGAATCGGCCGCCGAGCCCGCCCCGGAGGAAGGGGCGTAG